TCGGTCCAGGAGTTTTTTGGTATTCTTTAATTCTTTCCTGCGGCTGTTCCCGGTTTGGGAATACAAAGGAGAATTCCGGAAACTGATACTATCATCTGCCGTAGCAGTATATTGATGCAGTGGTTTTAGGGAATCCACCGTAATAGCGGACAGGATTAATTCTTCTTTATTAACTTTAAGGTGGTAGAGTTTGTCCTGAAGGTAAAAGGAGTTTGTAAGGCTGGCTTTTTGACCTACGGGCTGTTGGAAATTCTTTTCAACAATGGTATAGGTGGTCAGGTCAATTTCAAACAATTGGGTTTGTTTGGAGGTATCGATAGTGATGATCATTTTTGTACCATCCACATACAATTTACTCTTTTGTATGGCATCTAATAAAGGGTTCATGCCACGGGTATCGATTTTCTGTAAAGAATTTTCCAGGAATAACTGGTACAGGGATATGGCTTTTCCTTTTTCATCCACAATAGGATGGCCGGAAAAATCCAGGAAGTGCTGTTCCATTTTTCCATTCCTGAAAACATACAGTTTCATCATTTCCCCGGATTTCATCAGGGTTAGGATATAGAAATTACCATTTTCACTGAAACTGTTCAGTAACATCTCCTCTTTTAAAGTGATGTCGAAAGAGGCTGTAGCTGTTTTTCGGTTGGTAAAATCAAAATAAACGGATTGTATTTTTTTGAATTCAGGTGTGACACGATAGAGGTACGGATTCCCGTTTTCATCGAAACTGTACCCGCTCATGATTTTGTAGGCAGTATCATAACCCTCCAGTTTTATACTGTCGGTATAAAACAAAAAATTATTATAATGTAACGCGGTGATGTTTTCCTTGTCTGCAACAAAGGCGAAGATCTCCCCATTCTTTTCATTAAAGGCATTTAATGCCTGTTGGTACACTTTGGATTTTTTGAGTTCCAAAGGCTGTCTGGAGAGCACCGTTTGTGCAAGCGCTCCCATAGCGGAATAAAGAATAAAAAACGTACATACTAATTTTTTCATATTGGGGTATATTAAATTCTACATTCATATTTGGGATGCTTCCGGTTTTTTAGTGATCCATAGCCTCCTGTAAATGGGTTAGGAATGCACCGATATGGTAGCCATCCATTAATCCATGGTGCACGTGTACTGAAATGGGCATGGTTCTTTTTCCATTGGGGTGCAGGGTCATTTTTCCTACGGATATTTTAGGGCAACTGTCGGGGAAACTATAACTCCGCGCATGGGACAAAGCCGTAAAATCAATCCAGGGAATGGCGGAGAAATGAATGATATTATCGTCCTCAAAGCTACGGGTAAAAAGCCCGGGAGTGTTGCGTACCCGTTCGATTTCGGCAGTCGCACCGGCGCTGAAAGTTTCGAAATCAGTATGGTAGTCTATCAGCGAAAAGCCAAAGGTATTATCCTCACGGGTCAGTGTGGCAGAAGCATTGATTGTGTCGTGTATATAAATCGGACCTTCTGAAATCCGGTACCGGAAATTTTCAACCGCATTCACTGCAATAAGGGTTTTATGC
The Flavobacterium kingsejongi genome window above contains:
- a CDS encoding chloramphenicol acetyltransferase, which encodes MKHELDLANWPRKEHFEFFSKFEEPFFGINTVIDCTIAYETSKKKGFSFFLYYLHKTLIAVNAVENFRYRISEGPIYIHDTINASATLTREDNTFGFSLIDYHTDFETFSAGATAEIERVRNTPGLFTRSFEDDNIIHFSAIPWIDFTALSHARSYSFPDSCPKISVGKMTLHPNGKRTMPISVHVHHGLMDGYHIGAFLTHLQEAMDH